A DNA window from Akkermansiaceae bacterium contains the following coding sequences:
- a CDS encoding cupin domain-containing protein: MSAHRFTQPGEEEVEVIGGKTHLWHSKPGFTTTEDLLFVRVLIQPGEGHSFHYHPNKEEIIYFISGTAEQWLEDEMRVMGPGSSLYIPKGVVHATFNRSDSPIEFIAVITPASAEGPVTIEVGERPA, from the coding sequence ATGTCAGCACATCGTTTCACACAGCCGGGAGAGGAAGAGGTCGAAGTCATCGGCGGAAAGACGCACCTGTGGCACTCGAAGCCCGGCTTCACCACCACGGAGGATCTCCTGTTCGTCCGCGTCCTCATCCAGCCCGGCGAGGGTCATTCCTTCCACTACCACCCTAACAAGGAGGAGATCATCTACTTCATCTCCGGCACTGCGGAACAGTGGCTGGAGGATGAGATGCGCGTGATGGGCCCCGGCTCGTCCCTCTACATCCCGAAGGGCGTGGTCCACGCCACCTTCAACCGCAGCGACAGCCCCATCGAGTTCATCGCCGTCATCACCCCCGCCAGCGCGGAAGGGCCGGTGACGATCGAGGTGGGTGAAAGACCTGCTTGA
- a CDS encoding ThuA domain-containing protein, producing MKKFIIGTLVAGLLAAAGHAAEPLRVFIRSGEKTHGPGAHDHPAFLKDWTKLLNERGAKATGGDAFPTKAQLAETDVVVIHAEEGGNITGEDRANFEEFLKRGGGVVAVHGGTVSRDPDWYKTVIGGSWRFGKTKWLEGHMSLYFTDRENPITTGMSNFDLDDEIYYDMEVLPEVKVLAGAFTPKPKDASHPGDDKRVNIYDIQPQMWTYETGNRRALAFVPGHLYENFSHTSIRTLLLRGIAWAGKRENADELCRPEELGDAIRYPEGGPTRPEKSAAKIEVHPEFDISLVAAEPLINKVMNVDWDEKGRMWVVETPEYPNGLRKANTDEWKESGSVAPGKYDREPEDRISILTDTDGDGVMDKKHVFADKLELATSFVLHKNGVIVSSAPDIWFLEDTDGDEVADKRTKLYTGLGIFDTHAVLNNLRWGLDGWIYGTHGYSAGDVTALGEGGKGKPPVKIGSGVVRFKPDGSEIEMYSSKGGNSWGLCMTTDGQCFWTQPTSGIVFLHTVLPEAVLAKGKIPGTDSWHGMVVRQKLFPLMKWEQLAYVQIDLVGSYTAAAGCAVYEGGAWPDKWNYSYFTGEPTVNLVSHYFVKPDGVTYTAEREKGREETEFIRSSDLWFRPIENRVGPDGALYLVDFYNQAVIHNDTRGPLHGPANAAVRPDRDHYFGRIWKIQHKKAKKLEVPVIDRNKAADIIKASASPNSQTRLTAMRLLREGNLVKNAEPVGSGPNRTYEKFASSTTPQQRRQVLKAYSEAKDDWTRSALIAAASTHAVDYLNEVLASGAASASLESFVANLLPEALRENPAVGARDLVLGVAAAPKAPAGLKAAILNALASRQDIKPEVSKDLSTALGKLMDDSTTLPMVLPLVTNWDQKGALAERTKAAVASLDGKLKDTKSPEAARISAARALVGVGTKESLGAVVNVLKNTGDSENVQKAALTALAETNHIEEVVPILDHLRPSLVNEAFDGILKRSDASLALLDAVDGGSIKPETFGPGNIARLRTHPDKKVADRAKQMEDKLNPGGKAKAEVIAKLLPEVSKPGNVENGKMLYAAACAICHRFGDVGDKDVGPPLTGMGSHGAAELLVHIVDPNREVDPSFWQWNITTKKGESLAGVITSENSAAITLRNQGGDAEIRKDDIATRENTHRSLMPEGLEGLGGEGLRDILAYMTASEGRYRVLDLREAYTADSRRGLFANQEAPAESVFFSAYGNIAAEKIPFFLMDPEKSVNGRNLLILRGGVRENIASKYPAKVEVPVDLEATRFYLLSGIAGWGFPAIKDFRPALKVGVHFEDGRVEETVLLNGMAFGDYNKETDISGSKLVRKVVEKGQIRLIRIDVKKPGKITKLTLESSNNGVTPVVAAITADLSSEAAEVETKTEPKELEKYDPKTTAPTGAKFQEPKVEGTLRVLLAGAGSSHDFPRYFLKEDSEILKAAGGIDVAATPNLGEALALIPQADVLVFSGNDPQYARPDFQKAINAFADAGKGLVMLHAATWYNYPPETGYNARFIGGGTRSHGKGDFDVLVVNKDHPVTKGVSAKFVINDESYRMEVPDASKVEILTENHAEGAVHPSVWVTKDAKTRIVGITLGHAAEAHGNPDFQKLLVNAVRWVASK from the coding sequence ATGAAAAAATTCATCATCGGAACCCTCGTCGCCGGACTGTTGGCGGCGGCGGGCCACGCTGCGGAACCCCTCCGGGTCTTCATCCGGTCCGGAGAGAAGACCCACGGTCCCGGAGCGCACGACCATCCCGCTTTCCTCAAGGACTGGACGAAGCTGCTCAACGAACGCGGCGCGAAAGCCACCGGGGGCGACGCCTTTCCGACGAAGGCCCAACTCGCGGAAACCGACGTGGTCGTGATCCACGCGGAGGAAGGCGGCAACATCACCGGCGAGGACCGTGCGAACTTCGAGGAGTTCCTGAAGCGCGGCGGCGGCGTGGTCGCCGTGCATGGTGGCACGGTTTCCCGGGATCCGGATTGGTACAAGACCGTCATCGGCGGCTCCTGGCGTTTCGGAAAGACGAAATGGCTGGAAGGCCACATGTCCCTCTACTTCACCGACCGGGAGAATCCCATCACCACCGGCATGTCCAACTTCGATCTCGATGATGAGATCTACTACGACATGGAAGTCCTGCCGGAGGTGAAGGTGCTCGCCGGAGCATTCACCCCGAAGCCGAAGGACGCCAGCCACCCCGGCGACGACAAGCGCGTCAACATCTACGACATCCAGCCGCAGATGTGGACCTATGAGACCGGCAACCGCCGCGCGCTCGCATTTGTTCCCGGCCATCTTTATGAGAACTTTTCCCACACCTCCATCCGCACGCTCCTGCTCCGCGGCATCGCGTGGGCGGGCAAGCGGGAGAACGCCGACGAACTGTGCCGCCCGGAGGAACTGGGCGATGCCATCCGCTATCCGGAAGGCGGCCCCACCCGCCCGGAAAAGTCCGCCGCGAAGATCGAGGTGCATCCGGAGTTCGACATCTCCCTCGTAGCTGCGGAGCCGCTCATCAACAAGGTGATGAACGTCGATTGGGATGAGAAAGGCCGCATGTGGGTGGTGGAGACGCCGGAGTATCCCAACGGCCTGCGGAAGGCGAACACGGACGAGTGGAAGGAAAGCGGATCCGTCGCCCCCGGAAAGTATGACCGCGAGCCGGAGGACCGCATCAGCATCCTGACCGACACGGACGGCGATGGCGTGATGGACAAGAAGCATGTCTTCGCGGACAAACTGGAACTCGCCACGAGCTTCGTCCTCCACAAGAACGGGGTCATCGTTTCCTCCGCTCCGGACATCTGGTTCCTCGAAGACACCGATGGCGACGAGGTCGCCGACAAGCGCACGAAACTCTACACCGGTCTGGGCATCTTTGACACGCACGCGGTGCTGAACAACCTCCGCTGGGGGCTGGACGGCTGGATTTACGGAACCCACGGCTACAGTGCCGGGGATGTGACCGCGCTCGGTGAAGGCGGGAAGGGGAAGCCTCCCGTGAAGATCGGCTCCGGCGTGGTCCGGTTCAAGCCGGACGGCTCGGAGATCGAGATGTATTCCAGCAAGGGCGGCAACTCATGGGGCCTCTGCATGACCACCGACGGCCAGTGCTTCTGGACCCAGCCGACCAGCGGCATCGTCTTCCTCCACACCGTCCTGCCCGAGGCCGTGCTGGCGAAGGGCAAGATCCCCGGCACCGACAGTTGGCACGGAATGGTCGTCCGCCAGAAGCTTTTCCCGCTGATGAAGTGGGAGCAACTCGCCTACGTGCAGATCGACCTCGTCGGTTCCTACACCGCCGCCGCCGGTTGCGCCGTCTATGAAGGCGGGGCCTGGCCGGACAAGTGGAACTACAGCTACTTCACCGGAGAGCCGACCGTGAACCTGGTGAGCCATTATTTCGTCAAGCCGGATGGAGTGACCTACACCGCGGAGCGGGAGAAGGGCAGGGAGGAAACCGAGTTCATCCGCAGCAGTGACCTCTGGTTCCGCCCGATCGAGAACCGCGTCGGTCCGGATGGCGCGCTCTATCTGGTGGATTTCTACAACCAGGCGGTCATCCACAACGACACCCGCGGCCCGCTCCACGGACCGGCCAATGCCGCCGTCCGCCCGGACCGCGACCACTACTTCGGCCGCATCTGGAAGATCCAGCACAAGAAGGCGAAGAAGCTGGAAGTCCCGGTCATCGACCGCAACAAGGCCGCTGACATCATCAAGGCGTCCGCCAGCCCGAACTCCCAGACCCGCCTGACCGCCATGCGCCTCCTCCGTGAGGGGAATCTGGTAAAGAACGCGGAGCCTGTCGGTTCCGGCCCCAACAGGACTTACGAAAAGTTCGCTTCATCCACCACACCCCAACAACGCCGCCAGGTTCTGAAAGCCTACAGCGAGGCAAAGGACGACTGGACCCGCTCCGCACTCATCGCGGCGGCCTCCACCCATGCGGTGGACTATCTCAACGAGGTGCTCGCATCAGGAGCGGCTTCCGCTTCGTTGGAATCCTTCGTGGCGAACCTGCTGCCGGAAGCCCTCCGGGAAAACCCGGCTGTCGGTGCGCGTGATCTCGTGCTGGGCGTCGCGGCAGCCCCGAAAGCCCCGGCGGGCCTGAAAGCCGCGATTCTCAATGCCCTCGCCAGCCGCCAGGATATCAAGCCCGAGGTTTCCAAGGATCTGTCAACCGCGCTCGGCAAGCTGATGGATGACAGCACCACGCTGCCCATGGTGCTGCCGCTCGTTACGAACTGGGATCAGAAAGGTGCCCTTGCGGAACGGACGAAGGCCGCCGTCGCCTCGCTCGACGGCAAGCTGAAGGATACGAAGTCACCGGAGGCCGCCCGTATTTCCGCTGCCCGCGCATTGGTAGGGGTTGGCACGAAGGAGTCGCTTGGAGCGGTGGTCAATGTCCTCAAGAACACCGGCGACTCGGAGAACGTCCAGAAGGCCGCCCTCACCGCCCTTGCGGAAACCAACCACATCGAGGAAGTGGTGCCGATCCTCGACCATCTCCGCCCGTCGCTGGTCAACGAGGCGTTTGATGGCATCCTCAAGCGATCCGACGCTTCACTTGCGTTGCTGGATGCGGTCGATGGAGGTTCCATCAAGCCGGAGACCTTCGGTCCCGGAAACATTGCCCGCCTGCGGACCCACCCGGACAAGAAGGTGGCGGACCGCGCGAAGCAGATGGAGGACAAGCTGAATCCGGGAGGGAAGGCCAAGGCCGAGGTCATCGCCAAGCTGCTGCCCGAAGTGTCGAAACCCGGCAATGTGGAGAACGGCAAGATGCTCTATGCCGCTGCCTGCGCCATCTGCCACCGCTTCGGCGACGTGGGGGACAAGGATGTCGGCCCGCCCCTGACGGGCATGGGTTCCCACGGCGCTGCGGAGCTTCTCGTCCACATCGTGGACCCGAACCGCGAGGTGGACCCCAGTTTCTGGCAATGGAACATCACGACGAAAAAGGGCGAATCCCTGGCCGGTGTCATCACCAGTGAGAACTCCGCCGCCATCACCCTGCGCAACCAGGGCGGGGACGCGGAGATCAGGAAAGACGACATCGCCACCCGCGAGAACACCCACCGCAGCCTCATGCCGGAAGGCCTGGAGGGCCTCGGCGGTGAGGGTCTCCGTGACATCCTCGCCTACATGACCGCTTCGGAGGGCCGCTACCGCGTGCTCGACCTGCGGGAGGCCTACACGGCGGATTCCCGCAGGGGGCTGTTCGCCAACCAGGAGGCTCCTGCGGAAAGCGTGTTCTTCTCCGCCTACGGCAACATCGCCGCCGAAAAGATCCCGTTCTTCCTCATGGACCCGGAGAAGAGCGTGAACGGCAGGAACCTCCTCATCCTCAGGGGAGGGGTGCGCGAGAACATCGCCTCGAAGTATCCGGCCAAGGTTGAGGTCCCCGTGGATCTGGAGGCCACGCGCTTCTACCTGCTCAGTGGGATCGCCGGATGGGGCTTCCCCGCCATCAAGGATTTCCGTCCCGCCCTGAAAGTGGGCGTCCACTTCGAGGACGGCCGCGTGGAGGAGACGGTCCTTCTCAACGGCATGGCCTTCGGCGACTACAACAAGGAGACGGACATCTCCGGATCGAAGCTGGTGAGGAAAGTCGTCGAAAAGGGCCAGATCCGCCTGATCCGCATCGACGTGAAGAAGCCCGGGAAGATCACGAAGCTGACGCTCGAAAGCAGCAACAACGGGGTGACTCCCGTGGTCGCGGCGATCACCGCCGACCTTTCCTCCGAAGCTGCGGAGGTGGAGACAAAGACCGAGCCGAAAGAGCTGGAGAAATACGATCCGAAGACCACCGCACCCACGGGCGCGAAGTTCCAGGAACCGAAGGTGGAGGGCACCCTGCGCGTGCTGCTCGCGGGTGCCGGAAGCTCGCATGACTTCCCGCGTTACTTCCTCAAGGAGGACTCGGAGATCCTGAAGGCGGCGGGCGGCATCGATGTCGCGGCCACGCCGAACCTGGGCGAAGCGCTCGCGCTCATCCCGCAGGCGGATGTGCTGGTGTTCAGCGGCAACGATCCGCAGTACGCCCGTCCCGACTTCCAGAAGGCCATCAATGCCTTCGCGGACGCCGGCAAGGGTCTGGTCATGCTGCATGCGGCCACCTGGTATAACTACCCTCCGGAGACGGGCTACAACGCGCGCTTCATCGGTGGCGGCACCCGCAGCCATGGCAAGGGTGACTTCGATGTGCTGGTGGTCAACAAAGACCACCCGGTGACCAAGGGCGTTTCCGCGAAGTTCGTCATCAATGATGAGAGCTACCGCATGGAAGTGCCGGACGCCTCGAAGGTGGAGATCCTCACGGAGAACCACGCCGAGGGAGCCGTCCACCCCAGCGTCTGGGTGACGAAGGACGCGAAGACCAGGATCGTCGGCATCACCCTCGGCCACGCCGCGGAGGCCCATGGAAATCCGGATTTCCAGAAACTCCTCGTCAATGCCGTCCGCTGGGTCGCATCGAAATGA
- a CDS encoding right-handed parallel beta-helix repeat-containing protein, with the protein MRHVLLLALAALFAGNLEAEIIDIRKAPYSAAGDGTADDRAALAAAFSAAKKGDTILVPAGDYRMVLGKGRLAMPDGVTLLGEGGRSRFLLVSEGGKPEHREFLQPGSSSVLQGLTFSREENFAAVLFPLFGERDGITFRDCVFEGGVEKFPGTYCHAFQVGNGALRNLTFDKIELRGFTFGLFQANQATGSVEGVIVRQSLFERNKASDLEFNSPKGKMTDIRVEDCIFRDNLSKTPSGGFAVGFANVQRGVVERCRIENYGAEALHVEDRSEDIRLSGNTIVGGSKIQPNGVILVVNDSRKVVIEGNYIDGRPNENKVHLVLVTAGGSKFPNPSEVSLKDNVLLSGPKTVKWYLQGGSGPEPSGNIVVGSE; encoded by the coding sequence ATGAGGCATGTCCTGTTGTTGGCGTTGGCCGCGTTATTCGCGGGGAATCTGGAAGCGGAGATCATCGACATACGGAAGGCTCCGTATTCGGCGGCAGGCGATGGCACTGCGGATGACCGTGCCGCGCTGGCCGCCGCCTTTTCCGCCGCGAAGAAAGGCGACACCATCCTTGTGCCCGCCGGTGACTACCGCATGGTGCTGGGCAAGGGGCGGCTGGCGATGCCCGACGGTGTGACCCTGCTGGGTGAAGGCGGCCGCTCGAGGTTTCTCCTCGTCTCGGAAGGTGGAAAGCCGGAGCACCGGGAGTTCCTCCAGCCCGGCTCCTCCTCGGTGCTCCAGGGACTGACGTTTTCGCGTGAAGAGAATTTCGCGGCGGTGCTGTTCCCGCTCTTCGGGGAGAGGGACGGGATCACCTTCCGGGACTGCGTTTTCGAGGGAGGGGTCGAGAAATTTCCCGGCACCTACTGCCATGCGTTCCAGGTGGGCAACGGCGCGCTCAGGAACCTCACCTTTGACAAGATCGAGTTGCGCGGATTCACCTTCGGTCTGTTCCAGGCCAACCAGGCGACCGGTTCCGTGGAAGGCGTGATCGTGAGGCAGTCATTGTTTGAGCGGAACAAGGCGTCGGATCTGGAGTTCAACTCACCCAAAGGAAAGATGACGGACATCCGGGTGGAGGACTGCATTTTCCGGGACAACCTGAGCAAGACCCCTTCGGGTGGCTTTGCCGTGGGCTTCGCCAATGTCCAGAGAGGGGTGGTGGAGCGCTGCCGGATCGAAAACTACGGCGCGGAGGCCCTGCATGTTGAGGATCGCTCCGAAGACATCCGCCTGTCCGGAAACACCATTGTCGGCGGATCGAAGATCCAGCCGAACGGAGTGATTCTTGTGGTGAACGATTCCCGGAAAGTCGTGATCGAGGGCAATTACATCGACGGCCGCCCGAACGAAAACAAGGTCCACCTCGTCCTGGTGACTGCAGGTGGCTCCAAATTCCCGAATCCCTCGGAAGTCTCTCTGAAGGACAACGTCCTGCTCAGCGGCCCGAAAACCGTGAAATGGTATCTCCAGGGAGGAAGTGGCCCCGAGCCATCCGGGAACATCGTTGTGGGATCCGAGTGA
- a CDS encoding C39 family peptidase translates to MNRMLVVAVVAVSGWVGALRAAESRMECKLDGLMAFPQVWEMTPEQLEKDFGGANGKLMKWLTNDKTRAKFSRKLYSNVEIDLKTLDGEVPLEEAVVDFADGKVNVVTFSVFNRGDGGEITKEEFEKRFKACGAGMSKALAAKPSVTKADRQQGLLSEGYRWASPAGIAVLEYNEGALADQPREFLRLRVSRKGATGGLAAAMLASRGGAAVKLSDLPKNVVKEEDGSVVVAGLPMVDQGNKGYCVVASVQRLFEYFGIGADMHQIAAVSGADPEKGTSTMAMAQELDKIDYRFKTRLKILGMTAQRGGFVQVERDFVVGRPIDEAAFMKMVRTYVNNGLPLLWSLELGLFKEEPDLNPQTAGGHMRIITGYNDKDQSIIFSDSWGAGHERKRMKMSEGYQATRGLFALQPTVR, encoded by the coding sequence ATGAACCGGATGTTGGTGGTGGCCGTGGTGGCGGTCTCGGGATGGGTGGGTGCCCTGCGCGCGGCGGAGAGCAGGATGGAGTGCAAGCTGGATGGCCTGATGGCCTTTCCGCAGGTGTGGGAGATGACGCCGGAACAACTGGAAAAGGACTTCGGTGGGGCGAACGGCAAGCTGATGAAGTGGCTGACGAACGACAAGACGCGGGCGAAGTTCAGCCGGAAGCTTTATTCGAATGTGGAGATCGACCTGAAGACGCTCGATGGAGAGGTGCCGCTGGAGGAGGCGGTGGTGGATTTCGCGGACGGGAAAGTGAACGTGGTCACTTTCTCGGTCTTCAACCGCGGGGATGGCGGGGAGATCACGAAGGAAGAGTTCGAGAAGCGCTTCAAAGCGTGTGGCGCGGGCATGAGCAAGGCACTGGCGGCAAAGCCATCGGTGACGAAGGCGGACCGCCAGCAGGGCTTGCTGTCGGAGGGCTACCGGTGGGCCTCACCGGCCGGGATCGCGGTTCTGGAATACAATGAAGGGGCGCTGGCGGACCAACCCCGCGAGTTCCTGCGGCTGCGTGTTTCCCGCAAGGGCGCGACGGGTGGGCTGGCGGCCGCCATGCTGGCGAGCCGGGGCGGAGCTGCGGTGAAGCTGTCCGATCTGCCGAAGAACGTGGTGAAGGAAGAGGATGGCAGTGTCGTTGTCGCCGGACTGCCGATGGTGGATCAGGGGAACAAGGGCTACTGTGTGGTCGCTTCCGTGCAGCGGCTTTTCGAATACTTCGGCATCGGCGCGGACATGCACCAGATCGCGGCGGTGTCCGGAGCGGATCCGGAGAAGGGGACCAGCACCATGGCCATGGCCCAGGAACTGGACAAGATCGACTACCGTTTCAAGACCCGCCTGAAGATCCTGGGGATGACCGCGCAGCGCGGTGGATTCGTGCAGGTGGAGCGCGACTTCGTGGTCGGCAGGCCGATCGATGAGGCCGCGTTCATGAAGATGGTGCGGACTTATGTGAACAACGGACTGCCGCTGCTGTGGTCGCTCGAGCTGGGGCTGTTCAAGGAGGAACCGGATCTCAACCCCCAGACGGCGGGCGGGCACATGCGCATCATCACCGGCTACAATGACAAGGACCAGTCGATCATCTTCTCCGACTCCTGGGGAGCCGGCCATGAAAGGAAACGCATGAAGATGTCGGAGGGTTATCAGGCGACACGGGGCCTGTTCGCCTTGCAGCCGACGGTACGCTAA